From the genome of Chlorocebus sabaeus isolate Y175 chromosome 2, mChlSab1.0.hap1, whole genome shotgun sequence, one region includes:
- the LOC140710194 gene encoding uncharacterized protein, translating into TPSLPDTLTPHPDILTPPDTLTPHPNTHFPQYPHSPDTLPPHPDTLTPHPDTFTPPNTLTYPDTLTPHPNTLTSPDTLTPPDTLTPHRHLHSPTPSLLPLTPSLLTLTPSLTLDTFTPPIPSLLTLTLSLLTLTPSLLTLTLSLLTLTPSLLTVNTLTPLTPSLLTLDTFTPHSGHPHSSPWTPSFPRHPHSSPWTLSLLTLDTLTHPDTLPPHPDTFTTPDTLTPHPDTLTPPDTGHPHSCLDTLIPPTPSLLTLDTLTPPDTGHPHSGLDTLIPPTPSLTDTLTPHPDTLTPHSGHTHSP; encoded by the exons ACACCCTCACTCCCCGACACCCTCACTCCTCACCCTGACATTCTCACTCCCCCCGACACCCTCACTCCTCACCCTAACACTCACTTCCCCCAATACCCTCACTCCCCCGACACCCTCCCTCCTCACCCTGACACCCTCACACCTCACCCTGACACCTTCACTCCCCCTAACACCCTCACTTACCCTGACACCCTCACTCCTCACCCCAACACCCTCACTTCCCCAGACACCCTCACTCCCCCTGACACCCTCACACCCCACCGACACCTTCACTCCCCTACACCCTCACTGCTCCCACTGACACCCTCACTCCTCACCCTGACACCCTCACTCACCCTGGACACCTTCACTCCCCCAATACCCTCACTCCTCACCCTGACACTCTCACTCCTCACCCTGACACCCTCACTCCTCACCCTGACACTCTCACTCCTCACCCTGACACCCTCACTCCTCACTGTGAACACCCTCACACCCCTGACACCCTCACTCCTCACTCTGGACACCTTCACTCCTCACTCTGGACACCCTCACTCCTCAC CCTGGACACCCTCATTCCCCCGACACCCTCACTCCTCACCCTGGACACTCTCACTCCTCACCCTGGACACCCTCACTCATCCTGACACCCTCCCTCCTCACCCTGACACCTTCACTACCCCTGACACCCTCACTCCTCACCCTGACACCCTCACTCCCCCTGACACCGGACACCCTCACTCCTGCCTGGACACCCTCATTCCCCCGACACCCTCACTCCTCACCCTGGACACCCTCACTCCCCCTGACACCGGACACCCTCACTCCGGCCTGGACACCCTCATTCCCCCGACACCCTCACTCACCGACACCCTCACTCCTCACCCTGACACCCTTACTCCTCACTCTGGACACACTCACTCACCCTGA